A window of the Cannabis sativa cultivar Pink pepper isolate KNU-18-1 chromosome X, ASM2916894v1, whole genome shotgun sequence genome harbors these coding sequences:
- the LOC133031975 gene encoding uncharacterized protein LOC133031975, with protein sequence MPSWNDFFGVHTPVAPPAFTSSPPAPSLKVSSNAPPDTIDLVDDEEVLPGEGQGKGWDFSEEAVEGAGEPQALPEVAEEDEEEPEVALIRKRKGKMVAQDEPKRPRRADTPAHGLDGGVSPMEENPAPPHIELTPIPGDEVRQELRIAKHNYAMDDYSRGYAEVEALRRILRAEVEASINHPEYQDPWDLNLDPLSDWFRRFLGPTLAPFAAEMTGEFASQLTRCAPKRFATCASLNSIFQVQDLSHSLTVLAAEAGRLSKNIINHGFTLSDFGDMNDVRKVLQDLTAESGSTGRLASAGRLLSS encoded by the exons atgccatcctggaacgaCTTCTttggggttcatactcccgtggctcctccggccttcacctcttctcccccagccccttccttgaaggtttcttccaacgctccccccgacactattgacttagtggatgacgaggaggtgcttccgggagaaggccaagggaaagggtgggacttctcggaggaagccgttgagggtgcgggagagcctcaagcccttccggaggtagcagaggaggacgaggaggagcctgaagtggctctgattcgcaagcgtaagggcaagatggttgcccaggatgagccgaagaggcctcggagagccgacactcctgcccatggcctagacggcggggtctccccgatggaggaaaatcctgctcctccccacatcgagcttaccccgattccgggggacgaggtgaggcaggagcttcgcatagccaaacacaactatgctatggatgattactcccgggggtatgccgaagtggaggcccttaggaggattctgcgagctgaggttgaggcgagcatcaaccacccggaataccaggatccgtgggaccttaatctggaccccttatcagactggttccgtcgcttcctagggcctaccttggctccctttgccgcggagatgaccggcgagttcgcttctcagctcacacgttgcgcgcccaagcggtttgccacttgcgcttccctgaactccatcttccaggtccaggacctcagccattctctcacggtg cttgctgctgaggctggccgcctctccaagaacatcataaaccatggcttcactctgtccgactttggggacatgaatgacgtcaggaaggtcctccaagacctcacagcggagagcgGATCTACCGGGAGGCTGGCGAGCGCCgggag gttattgtcttcatag
- the LOC115703146 gene encoding uncharacterized protein LOC115703146 isoform X2, whose amino-acid sequence MDKDSTRHHNHSHNNNNINNNNIIRDRERIGEDGSVLLRASSDNTLRSQTTTSASDFVLQWGNRKRLRCMKVQVKDDSTTTNTTTATAPVNRTTVRVDRRVVRADKDSSAYLNLRHRPSSPPTTHRILRNSESATAMRGHSNGGVVRGITSPDRGAHDKKGGATTITTITTNNNNHHHHHHHHNNENSNNHHHHHNSNINNKSGASSETAHDSKKGGGGGGGSSSGSGELAAAALWPPKFVIALTNKEKEEDFFAFKGSKLPQRPKKRSKFIQRTLNLVSPGAWLCDLTLERYEVREKKIIKKRPRGLKAMGNMESESE is encoded by the exons ATGGACAAAGACTCCACTAGACACCACAACCAttctcataataataataatattaataataataatattattagagATAGAGAAAGAATCGGAGAAGATGGATCGGTTCTATTGAGAGCGAGTTCAGATAATACTCTCAGATCCCAAACAACAACTTCAGCCTCAGATTTCGTATTACAGTGGGGAAATCGGAAAAGACTCAGGTGTATGAAGGTCCAGGTCAAAGACGACTCTACCACCACCAACACCACCACAGCCACCGCTCCGGTTAATCGGACCACCGTAAGAGTGGATCGTAGGGTTGTCAGAGCCGATAAGGACTCCTCTGCCTATTTAAATCTCCGTCACAGGCCATCTTCGCCGCCTACTACTCACCGGATTCTTAG AAACTCAGAGAGCGCAACTGCCATGAGAGGCCATAGCAACGGTGGTGTTGTTAGGGGAATTACTTCACCGGATAGGGGTGCGCACGATAAGAAAGGAGGGGCCACCACCATCACCACCATCAccaccaacaacaacaaccaccaCCATCACCATCACCATCATAACAACGAGAACAGTAACaatcaccatcatcatcataacAGCAACATCAACAATAAGTCTGGAGCTTCTTCGGAGACGGCGCACGATAGCAAGaagggtggtggtggtggtggtggttcgTCGTCGGGAAGCGGCGAACTGGCGGCGGCTGCTCTTTGGCCTCCGAAGTTTGTGATTGCTTTAACGAATAAGGAGAAAGAAGAAGATTTCTTTGCTTTCAAGGGTTCTAAACTTCCTCAAAGACCCAAGAAAAGATCTAAATTCATACAACGCACACTCAAT TTGGTTAGTCCAGGAGCATGGCTATGTGACTTGACCCTAGAAAGATACGAGGTCCGGGAGAAGAAGATCATAAAAAAG AGACCAAGAGGATTAAAGGCAATGGGAAACATGGAGTCAGAGTCTGAGTAA
- the LOC115703144 gene encoding vacuolar-processing enzyme → MATGTVTVTVTVTLLLSLLALSVIASGSRELVGDVLRLPSQASRFFRPANSAADDADSVGTRWAVLIAGSDGYWNYRHQADICHAYQLLKKGGLKDENIVVFMYDDIASNEENPRPGVIINHPHGGDVYKGVPKDYTGEDVTVGNFFAAILGNKTAIKGGSGKVVDSGPNDHIFVYYSDHGGPGVLGMPTVPYLYADELNEVLKKKHALGTYKSLVFYLEACESGSIFEGLLPEGLNIYATTASNADESSWGTYCPGEDPSPPPEYETCLGDLYSVAWMEDSDVHNMRTETLHQQYELVKKRTSSDNSAYGSHVMQYGDVGLSENSLFNYIGTNPANDNFTFVDENSLRPPTKAVNQRDADLVHFWDKFRKAPEGSPRKIKAQKEFLEAMSHRMHLDESVKLVGKLLFGIKNGPEVLNAVRSSGLPLVDDWKCLKTLVRTFETHCGSLSQYGMKHMRSFANMCNAGVNEKKMAEASAEACVNMPSTHWSSLQKGFSA, encoded by the exons ATGGCCACCGGCACCGTCACCGTCACCGTCACCGTCACCCTCCTCCTATCTCTTCTTGCTCTATCTGTAATCGCCTCCGGTAGCCGGGAACTAGTCGGAGATGTTCTCCGATTGCCCTCTCAAGCTTCCAGATTTTTCCGACCTGCTAATTCTGCTGCCGACGATGCTGATTCCGTCGGGACCAGATGGGCTGTTCTGATTGCTGGTTCAGATGGGTATTGGAATTACAGGCATCAG GCTGACATATGTCATGCTTACCAACTCTTGAAGAAAGGTGGTTTAAAGGATGAGAACATTGTTGTGTTTATGTATGATGATATAGCTTCCAATGAAGAGAACCCAAGGCCTGGAGTCATTATTAACCACCCACATGGGGGTGATGTCTATAAAGGTGTTCCAAAG GATTATACTGGTGAAGATGTCACTGTTGGGAACTTTTTCGCTGCCATTCTCGGAAATAAAACTGCCATTAAAGGGGGTAGTGGGAAGGTTGTAGATAGTGGTCCCAATGATCATATCTTTGTCTACTACTCTGATCATGGTGGTCCTGGTGTTCTTG GAATGCCTACCGTTCCTTACCTTTATGCTGATGAACTGAATGAAGTTTTAAAAAAGAAGCATGCTTTAGGGACCTACAAAAGCTTG GTGTTTTACCTTGAAGCTTGTGAATCTGGAAGTATCTTCGAAGGTCTTCTCCCTGAGGGTTTGAATATCTATGCAACCACTGCTTCGAATGCAGATGAAAGCAGTTGGGGTACTTACTGCCCTGGAGAGGATCCCAGTCCCCCACCAGAATACGAAACCTGTTTGGGCGATTTGTACAGTGTTGCTTGGATGGAAGACAG TGATGTACACAATATGCGGACAGAAACTTTGCATCAGCAATATGAATTG GTTAAGAAGAGGACATCCAGTGATAATTCTGCTTATGGGTCTCATGTGATGCAATATGGGGATGTTGGGCTTAGCGAAAACAGTCTCTTCAACTATATTGGTACAAATCCTGCAAATGACAATTTTACttttgtggacgagaactcttTGAGGCCACCTACAAAAGCCGTTAACCAGCGTGATGCTGATCTCGTCCATTTCTGGGATAAG TTTCGAAAGGCTCCTGAAGGCTCACCAAGGAAAATCAAAGCCCAGAAGGAGTTTCTTGAAGCAATGTCACACAGAATGCATTTAGATGAGAGTGTGAAACTTGTTGGAAAGCTCTTGTTTGGAATTAAGAATGGTCCAGAGGTTCTCAACGCCGTTCGCTCTTCTGGACTTCCACTTGTTGATGATTGGAAATGTCTCAAGACACTG GTGAGGACATTTGAGACACACTGTGGATCTCTGTCCCAATACGGCATGAAACACATGAGGTCCTTTGCAAACATGTGTAATGCTGGAGTGAACGAGAAGAAGATGGCCGAGGCTTCTGCAGAAGCTTGCGTAAACATGCCTTCAACCCATTGGAGTTCTCTGCAGAAGGGATTCAGTGCttaa
- the LOC115703146 gene encoding uncharacterized protein LOC115703146 isoform X1, with product MRIVVLGVQKQMDKDSTRHHNHSHNNNNINNNNIIRDRERIGEDGSVLLRASSDNTLRSQTTTSASDFVLQWGNRKRLRCMKVQVKDDSTTTNTTTATAPVNRTTVRVDRRVVRADKDSSAYLNLRHRPSSPPTTHRILRNSESATAMRGHSNGGVVRGITSPDRGAHDKKGGATTITTITTNNNNHHHHHHHHNNENSNNHHHHHNSNINNKSGASSETAHDSKKGGGGGGGSSSGSGELAAAALWPPKFVIALTNKEKEEDFFAFKGSKLPQRPKKRSKFIQRTLNLVSPGAWLCDLTLERYEVREKKIIKKRPRGLKAMGNMESESE from the exons ATGAGAATCGTAGTTCTGG GTGTACAAAAGCAAATGGACAAAGACTCCACTAGACACCACAACCAttctcataataataataatattaataataataatattattagagATAGAGAAAGAATCGGAGAAGATGGATCGGTTCTATTGAGAGCGAGTTCAGATAATACTCTCAGATCCCAAACAACAACTTCAGCCTCAGATTTCGTATTACAGTGGGGAAATCGGAAAAGACTCAGGTGTATGAAGGTCCAGGTCAAAGACGACTCTACCACCACCAACACCACCACAGCCACCGCTCCGGTTAATCGGACCACCGTAAGAGTGGATCGTAGGGTTGTCAGAGCCGATAAGGACTCCTCTGCCTATTTAAATCTCCGTCACAGGCCATCTTCGCCGCCTACTACTCACCGGATTCTTAG AAACTCAGAGAGCGCAACTGCCATGAGAGGCCATAGCAACGGTGGTGTTGTTAGGGGAATTACTTCACCGGATAGGGGTGCGCACGATAAGAAAGGAGGGGCCACCACCATCACCACCATCAccaccaacaacaacaaccaccaCCATCACCATCACCATCATAACAACGAGAACAGTAACaatcaccatcatcatcataacAGCAACATCAACAATAAGTCTGGAGCTTCTTCGGAGACGGCGCACGATAGCAAGaagggtggtggtggtggtggtggttcgTCGTCGGGAAGCGGCGAACTGGCGGCGGCTGCTCTTTGGCCTCCGAAGTTTGTGATTGCTTTAACGAATAAGGAGAAAGAAGAAGATTTCTTTGCTTTCAAGGGTTCTAAACTTCCTCAAAGACCCAAGAAAAGATCTAAATTCATACAACGCACACTCAAT TTGGTTAGTCCAGGAGCATGGCTATGTGACTTGACCCTAGAAAGATACGAGGTCCGGGAGAAGAAGATCATAAAAAAG AGACCAAGAGGATTAAAGGCAATGGGAAACATGGAGTCAGAGTCTGAGTAA
- the LOC115707318 gene encoding uncharacterized protein LOC115707318, whose amino-acid sequence MEGVESILDTLHEEDDIFEDDVEMVDVEEGELVEQNSHNHLDQSQTNETNQDSQSKTRRRRANKKKNKRKRAGGAPNVTDINRFVLDTCRRLKEKKSYMVYTAVGCLGVSALCDLIKEVEAVQACGGQMTSDGRRYRTGGGILWSILKTREPKAYKEIMNKAKEFEKQFKQPKPNIRQETEEGKGSSSQSIPDVSLNKTTSEINISDGSPVMVEVKNRSEPANDEKKTVSVHERLRMPVSYDDDLLGGDLKNDST is encoded by the exons ATGGAAGGAGTTGAAAGCATATTAGATACCTTACACGAAGAAGATGATATCTTTGAAGATGATGTTGAAATGGTTGATGTGGAAGAAGGAGAACTTGTTGAACAAAATTCACACAATCATTTGGATCAAAGTCAAACCAATGAAACCAACCAAGATTCTCAGAGTAAAACGCGCAGGCGAAGGGCtaacaagaagaagaataagCGAAAGAGGGCAGGTGGAGCTCCTAATGTCACAGATATAAACAG ATTTGTGTTAGATACATGTAGGCGTTTGAAAGAGAAGAAATCGTACATGGTTTATACGGCAGTTGGATGTCTTGGGGTCTCCGCATTATGCGATCTCATCAAAGAG GTGGAAGCAGTCCAGGCTTGTGGAGGTCAGATGACTTCTGATGGCAGACGATATCGAACAGGTGGTGGCATATTATGGAGCATCCTTAAAACGCGAGAACCAAAAGCCTACAAAGAGATAATGAACAAAGCGAAAGAGTTTGAG AAGCAATTCAAGCAACCAAAACCAAATATAAGACAAGAAACAGAGGAAGGGAAAGGTAGCTCGTCTCAAAGCATTCCCGATGTCTCCTTGAACAAGACAACATCCGAAATAAATATTTCGGATGGTTCGCCAGTCATGGTGGAAGTGAAGAATCGAAGTGAGCCCGCAAATGATGAGAAGAAAACAGTGTCTGTCCATGAGAGGTTAAGGATGCCGGTTTCTTATGATGATGATCTACTTGGTGGCGACCTTAAAAATGATTCAACTTGA